The region TTCAAGCTCTAACTATTGTGCTATCTATCACTGTTCACTATGGGTGCAGGCAGAAACATGAAGTGAAGCAGCTAAGATAAGAATAAATGGAAGGAAAAGAGAGAGTTACACTAACGGGTGATTGCGGAACGTTGTGCACGATCGTCGACTTCTATAGCAACCTGAACAAGTCCACCTTCAAGGTGGGATATACAGGGAGGGACGGGAGCATCCTGAGGGTTGGTTTCAGCAGCAACAGTGCTGAGGGCACCGTCAAGGACATATATGAAAGAGGAAGAATCGAAGTCGTGTTCAGCGCGATAGCAAACAAAGAGGGCACAGCCGATGCAGTTCATGCGGAATTGTTTCTCGACCTTGCCTTGGGGTCGCTTTAAGACAACTTTGCCTGCTTCGTGAATGTTGAATCTGGCAAGATGTTTGGTCTTGTCCAGGACGTAAGATCTGTCGGTTTTTCTTCTGGGCATTTTCTGTAACTGGGTATCTGTGTGGTGTtgagaaattgaaattgaaattgaaattgagaaatTGAAACTGAAGAAATTGAAATCAAACGTAACAATACCCTATACCAGTTATGAGCACATGGGATCCGCAGTGTTTGCAATAATAGACAAAGAGATCAGAGTGAGGACCCTCCGGAGCTGCATCCTCGCTTGAGTATGTGTGAGTTGTTCTCTTCGGCATAGCCTCTCCTCTCCTCTATTCTTCTTCCCTCTTCCCTCTTCCCTCTTCCCTGCCCTTTCAACTCCCTATACCTTGGGCCTGTATCACCAACCCAACCATGTTAACTTGGGCCTGCGCTACTGCCACCTCACCTGGGGAGTATTactataatattatttttaaaattagctTCAATTTTCATAAttctaaaaaattaaatataatcaaTTACACTTTCACAACTTAAACTTTCCAAAGGTAAAAGTCtacactttttatttttcttcggAAAAAAGGTTACATCTAGATCATTTCCGACTTTCACTGAAActcacatttttttatttttttattattaaaattaattaagccttttttaaagaaatttttaaTTAAGCTTAAGTTAGAGATAACATTATGATATGAGTGCGGTTGGGGGAAAGTGTGCGGTAAAGTGTGTTGTCGGTCCAAACTTCAATTATCATTAAAATGtcacttggaatgttgctcCGCAGTAGGGAGTCTTCTGCAAGTCGCATTACCGGTCAATAACCTTCTTTTGGAAGCTGTCGAGATGGGGAACCCTTCCCTCATTCTATTATATTTTTCGCTTCAATCAATGATGAGATATTAAGGATAAAaagattttgattaaaaaatttaattaagaaatGAATAATGTTACatacacacctctctttgaggtgtAAGAGGTGGAATggggagagagataggaagaaagaaaaaagtaagagagagaaagtatgggatgtgatagatgataagaggagagagatagaaacaaaaaaaggtggaaatgaagtgttttaaaaatgaggtgtgtatatatcattactgttAAGAAATTTGGATTAGGTCTccattgttttaaaaaaattggttttggtcccttaaTGAAACACATGGCGTGTCGTCCTGTCGTCGCACTCCTGGCAAGTCATCGGAGTTCTTTTTTTGGTGAGGACCAACCCCAGCTATTTCCCGAAGTTTGAGGGTGTATTTCGGAAGATTTTCCGGCAATTGATAAAaatcaaaactcgctcaaagttcaagaacgaaaaacttatttaaccctTAAATTAAATGTCTTTGAGTAGCTTATACGTTACAATCTTATGTTACATCACCTTTGTATGATGAATTAAATTATCACCATTCTAATATATAAGAGAGTAGATTGATGAATAGGTTGGCGAGGTGATTCAGCTGTTTTAAAAACACAAGatgtttcaattttgaaattcacgCACTACATGGTTTCTCCTGTTGTACTTGCACATGCAAAATGATGCTTCAGATTGAAaccatacatacatatataattGACATACAAATGATATATAATATGTTTAATACTTGCTCCTCGATCGCAAATTAGAGAAAATCTTACAAATTAACACATTATTAATTTCTGAGGACGATATAGCTTAAAAACAGCTCAATTTCTTCCTTTGCGGCCTCCTAGCTAGAGCTCCAAGACCAAGTCTGCAATTATAAAAAGCAAAATCTGAGCCAGGTACAGTATTTATAGGCATGTATCACACATATTACTCAAATTAAAAGGAACTATTGGCCTTAATTGTTATCATGCATATTCATGGAAATCCATTTGGAGTACTGTTCTGTATCGAGAGTAATGTTGTGCTTGCTTACAATCCGAATCAGTTTTGATCCAGTGCTCCCTATTCTCTGATGAATC is a window of Lotus japonicus ecotype B-129 chromosome 5, LjGifu_v1.2 DNA encoding:
- the LOC130717351 gene encoding UPF0235 protein At5g63440; amino-acid sequence: MPKRTTHTYSSEDAAPEGPHSDLFVYYCKHCGSHVLITDTQLQKMPRRKTDRSYVLDKTKHLARFNIHEAGKVVLKRPQGKVEKQFRMNCIGCALFVCYRAEHDFDSSSFIYVLDGALSTVAAETNPQDAPVPPCISHLEGGLVQVAIEVDDRAQRSAITRVNADDVRVTVAAPAARGEANNELLEFMGKVLGLRLSQMTLQRGWNNKSKLLVVEDLTARQVYEKLLEAVQP